Proteins encoded together in one Rana temporaria chromosome 6, aRanTem1.1, whole genome shotgun sequence window:
- the LOC120943643 gene encoding transmembrane protein 11-A, mitochondrial, translating into MATWGRRRAGVGRRDRVPFSTCEWYIVHEIYNGENTQDQFEYELEQALEAQYKYIVIEPTRIGDETARWISVGNCLHKTAVLSGTVCLLTPLVFPSEYSPYMSLPAGILSLACSTLYGISWQFDPCCKYQVEYDAYKLSRLPLHTLTSSTPVVLVRKDDVHRKRLQNTIALAALAYCVKKLYELYLV; encoded by the coding sequence GGTACCCTTTTCCACCTGTGAGTGGTACATCGTGCACGAGATCTACAATGGTGAAAATACACAAGACCAGTTTGAGTACGAACTGGAGCAAGCACTCGAAGCTCAATACAAATATATAGTTATCGAACCAACCCGTATTGGAGATGAAACTGCACGCTGGATTAGTGTGGGGAACTGCCTACACAAGACAGCAGTACTTTCTGGTACAGTGTGCCTTCTCACTCCACTCGTTTTCCCTTCTGAGTATTCACCATATATGTCTCTGCCAGCTGGTATTCTAAGCTTGGCCTGCTCTACTCTTTATGGAATCTCCTGGCAGTTTGATCCTTGCTGCAAATATCAGGTGGAGTATGATGCCTATAAACTATCAAGACTTCCACTACACACTCTTACCTCCTCTACACCAGTCGTGCTTGTAAGAAAGGATGACGTTCATAGAAAAAGACTACAAAACACAATAGCACTTGCTGCATTGGCATACTGTGTAAAGAAGCTGTACGAACTTTATCTTGTATGA